One Paralichthys olivaceus isolate ysfri-2021 chromosome 8, ASM2471397v2, whole genome shotgun sequence genomic region harbors:
- the LOC138411187 gene encoding protein EOLA1 has product MSVQVWCLSFRQPYAGLILDGVKTVESRWRPLLAPLENQTLAVHIARRDWEGDEWRAVLSGPLGMNEAQIHGLLESGERFGRGVVAGLVEVGGTSVCPTSMLEEELQHLERSAILIGLHEKHLTHLSNPRWLKEPLSTRGGRDLWTVEIPTELLP; this is encoded by the exons ATGTCGGTGCAGGTGTGGTGTCTGTCGTTCCGGCAGCCATACGCCGGTCTGATTCTGGACGGGGTGAAGACGGTGGAGAGCCGCTGGAGGCCCCTGCTGGCCCCGCTGGAGAACCAGACTCTGGCGGTCCACATCGCTCGGCGGGACTGGGAGGGGGATGAGTGGCGGGCGGTGCTTAGCGGCCCACTGGGGATGAACGAGGCTCAGATCCACGGGCTCCTGGAGTCTGGGGAGAGGTTCGGCCGCGGCGTGGTGGCAG GATTGGTGGAGGTGGGCGGGACCTCAGTATGTCCCACCTccatgctggaggaggagcttcAGCACCTGGAGAGGTCGGCCATTCTGATTGGTCTGCATGAGAAACACCTGACTCACCTGTCCAACCCCCGCTGGCTGAAGGAGCCGCTGAGCACCCGAGGAGGTCGCGACCTCTGGACTGTAGAGATCCCCACTGAGCTGTTACCATGA